Within the Gemmatimonadota bacterium genome, the region GACAATCGGGAGCAGAGAATCCGGATGGCGCAGATCGAGTACGCGTACGCCGCGGCGCGCGATCTTGTCCTCGTATGCAGGCCCGATTCCCCGCCCCGTGGTGCCGATCGCGCGACTCGCGGCGCTGCTGGAATCGACCAGCTTGTGATACGGCAGCACCAGATGCGCGCGCTCGCTGACGTACAGCCTGCCCTCGACGTCCACACCGTCGGCGACGAGCTCGTCTATCTCTGTAAAGAGAGTCTCGGGATCCAGCACGACACCGTTCCCGATGGCGCAGCGAACGCCCGCGTGCAGGATCCCGCTCGGAATCTGGTGCAGTACGAAGGACGTCTCGCCCAGGTCCACTGTGTGGCCGGCGTTGGCGCCTCCCTGATATCGGACGACCCAGTCGGCGCGCTCCGAGAGCACGTCCACGAGCTTGCCCTTTCCCTCATCTCCCCATTGCGCCCCGACGACTACGACGGTGCGTGTATTCGCATCAAACATGTCAACCCCGGCGACCCCATAAACACAAAAAAGCCCCGTCTGGCGCGGCGGGGCGTGTTGTTAATCTACGTGTCGGGACGGGCATGTCAACGTGAGGAATCCATCCGGATCTCAGCCATCCCGCTCACTGTGCGGCTCGGAACGGATCGGCAGAAAAATGGTAAACGTCGATCCCTTCCCGTACTCGCTGCTGAGAGTCACGCGGCCTCCGAGCGCCCCGGACAGCTTTCGCGTGATACTGAGACCCAGCCCCGTCCCGCCAAACTCGCGGGTACGCGACTGGTCCACCTGCCGGAAGTCGTCCCATATGGCAGAGAGGTCTTCCCTGCGTATGCCGATCCCGGTATCCGCCACGTCCAACCGAACCAGATCGTCCTCCTGCCGCGCCGTGAGGATGACGCTTCCGGAGTGGGTGAATTTCACGGCGTTGGAGAGCAGGTTCAACATGATCTGCTTGACCTTGGTACGATCGGTCATCATGTGCAGCGGCTCATCGGGGCCGATCCAGCGGTACGTCAGTCCCTTCTTCTTGATGAGCGGATCGATCTGCACCGACGCCTCACGTATCAGCTCCTGCAGCACCGTGTCTTCCAGATGCAGCGGCATGCGGCCCGCTTCGATCTTCGCGAGGTCGAGGATGTCATTGATGAGCGCGAGCAGATGCTGCGCGGCCGCACGGATGCGAACGAGACCTTCTTCCTGCCGGTCATTCAGATCGCCATAGATCCGGTCCAGCATGAGCGCAGTGTAACCGATCAGTGCGTTGATAGGCGTGCGCAGCTCGTGCGACATGCTCGCAAGAAATTCCGACTTGAGCCTGTTGGCTTTCTCCAGCTCGCGTGACTGCCATTGCAGACGGACGTTCTGCTCGCCGAGATCGGCGGTTGCCGCACGCACGCGCGCTTCGAGCTCGTTGCTGAAATTCTTGAGCTCTTCATACAGCCGCTCGTTCTCCGCCTGTTCCGTGAGGTCGTGCAGCACGGATACGATCGCGAGCGGCTCACCGCGCCGGTCGAGGATCTTGCCAGCGACGACTTCCATTGGAATCGTCACCGGTTCATTGCCGGGCTGGAGCAGCTCCATGTCCTCCCGTCGCGCAGACTCGGGGCTCAGACTGAAATCGGAGATGAACGTCGTGAACCTGGTATCGTTGGCACGAACCGCCGCGGAACGGTCCCCGGTCGCGTAGCCGATGTTGGGGGTCGCAGACCCGAACAGCAGCTCGGCCTGCCGGTTCATGAGGATGATGTTGGCGCGATCGTCGGTGACCAGGATCGGATCGGCAACATTCGTGAGAATCAGATTGAGACGATCACTCTCGCGCTTTGCCTCGTACTCCGCGAGTCGTACACGCTGCACCTGCAGCTCGAGCTCGTTGGCTGCGCGCCGGAGATCCGTCACATCGCGCAGCACCGACACTATCGCATTGTCGTCCTCGTCGAGCGGTTGCGTGAGAACTTCGAACAGCAGATCTGTCCCGTCGTCCGGATCGACCATGTTCAGCTCGCGCGCTTCCGCAGCGACATTGGTACCAGAGGGCGCGGCGTCCTTGGAGAGGTGGGACGTGAGCAGCAGGTTGTTGATTTCCACTGCGCGGCGGCGCCCCTCGGAATCGCGCTCGCGCATGCTCAACAGATGCTCGGCGCGCTGATTCTGCACCACGATCTGCCGCTCGCCGTCGATGATGACGATCGGATCAGGCAGAGAATTGACGATCGATGTGAGCACTGCGCGCTGGTCCACCAACTCCTCGGCGCGACCGCGATGCGCGTCGGAGGCGGCGAGCCGGGACAGCATCGGACCGGCGAGCTGCGCCGCGCATACAATCCGATCCAGAGTAGCCGGAAGCGACTCCATTTCCAGCACGAACACCCCATAAGGCGAGAGCGCCGCGTGGTCCGGCCGCGCGTGCCACTCGCGGGATGAGTCTACGGCAGCTATCGAACATGGACTCGACAATCGCCGATCGGCATCTGCACAATCGATGAAACGCGGTGCGTCGACGATGCGAGACTGCGGAAACGGCACGGCCATGAGCCGCGTCCGGCGCGAAATACCCGAGCGCGGGACGCCGTGCGAGCATGCTACGACCTGCATGCCGAGCAGCGCAACCACGAACGGATCGTTCGGATCGTCCATCGTGCGCGCGGTCGGCGGGTCGAGCGTTTCGTAGCCGAGCGAGACAGATGGCACGAGCTGACTCGCCGCAACGTCACGTACCAGAACGTATCCGCGACTCGATCCAACGAGGCCGCAGAACCGCGCCAGCAACAATCCAGCTGCCGATGCGAAATCGGGAGACGTTGCGACATCCGCGAGGAGTGATTCCAGCCACGTGGCGGAATCACTCTCGCGTGCATCTACCGTCGTACGGTCACGCGCCGAGCTGGTCAAGGCGACGCCGTAGCTCTGCGTTCTCGATTTGTACGCGTTCGAGCTCGTCGGCCTGCGCCAGCTCGCGCGGACGCGACATTGGCTGGGTAATGCCGACTGCTTCCGAATATTTCAAATACGTCTCGATCGATGCGACCACGATTCGCGCTTCCACGGTTACGAGGTCGATTCCAACGAGCGAGACGCGTACCCACGCGTCGATTACGATTCCCTTGTCGAGAACGCGGTCGAGAATGTCGATAAGTGAGCTTCCGCTCGGTGACCGCTCAACGGCCATGACTCCTCCTAGTCAGATGAAGACAGCTTGGCGAGCTGACGCTCGATGCGGTCGAGCCGATCGTTGAGATCGGTCGCCGCGACGGCAGACGCCGTCTGGCTCGTCAGACGCGGGTCGTACCGCCACCAGTTCATACCTATCTGTTCCGCCTTGTCGATGGAGCAGACGAGCAGACGGATCTGTATCGTGAGCAGCTCGACGTTGGCGAGATTGATTTTGATGTCGCCTGCGATCACCAGTCCCTTGTCGAGAACGCGGTCGAGAATCTCGACCAGCCCGGTGCTGCGTGATGGGGAGACTAGTTCAGGCACTTTGCAGCCTCATCGCACACGCCCCAGTGGACCAAGGTCAATTTGCAAATCTTCCTCCGAAAGGCCGAAAACGCGTTTGAGCTCACTCATTCTATCATTCAACTTCGCAAGAGCCAGTCCCAACCGCTCCACTTCCTCATCTGTCAGCCGTCCACCTTCCATGCGCCGGACAGCCTGATGTTCCAGAACCTTCCTGAGCACCTCGATCAGGGTCAACACCAGTCGTGCGAGCCCGGTTTCAGGACCGGCCGCATCGGCGTTGATCCGCTCGGGTAAG harbors:
- a CDS encoding ATP-binding protein; the protein is MTSSARDRTTVDARESDSATWLESLLADVATSPDFASAAGLLLARFCGLVGSSRGYVLVRDVAASQLVPSVSLGYETLDPPTARTMDDPNDPFVVALLGMQVVACSHGVPRSGISRRTRLMAVPFPQSRIVDAPRFIDCADADRRLSSPCSIAAVDSSREWHARPDHAALSPYGVFVLEMESLPATLDRIVCAAQLAGPMLSRLAASDAHRGRAEELVDQRAVLTSIVNSLPDPIVIIDGERQIVVQNQRAEHLLSMRERDSEGRRRAVEINNLLLTSHLSKDAAPSGTNVAAEARELNMVDPDDGTDLLFEVLTQPLDEDDNAIVSVLRDVTDLRRAANELELQVQRVRLAEYEAKRESDRLNLILTNVADPILVTDDRANIILMNRQAELLFGSATPNIGYATGDRSAAVRANDTRFTTFISDFSLSPESARREDMELLQPGNEPVTIPMEVVAGKILDRRGEPLAIVSVLHDLTEQAENERLYEELKNFSNELEARVRAATADLGEQNVRLQWQSRELEKANRLKSEFLASMSHELRTPINALIGYTALMLDRIYGDLNDRQEEGLVRIRAAAQHLLALINDILDLAKIEAGRMPLHLEDTVLQELIREASVQIDPLIKKKGLTYRWIGPDEPLHMMTDRTKVKQIMLNLLSNAVKFTHSGSVILTARQEDDLVRLDVADTGIGIRREDLSAIWDDFRQVDQSRTREFGGTGLGLSITRKLSGALGGRVTLSSEYGKGSTFTIFLPIRSEPHSERDG
- a CDS encoding gas vesicle protein — translated: MPELVSPSRSTGLVEILDRVLDKGLVIAGDIKINLANVELLTIQIRLLVCSIDKAEQIGMNWWRYDPRLTSQTASAVAATDLNDRLDRIERQLAKLSSSD